In Delphinus delphis chromosome 18, mDelDel1.2, whole genome shotgun sequence, the following proteins share a genomic window:
- the SLITRK6 gene encoding SLIT and NTRK-like protein 6 has protein sequence MKLWSHLLYSSLLACISSQSQSPMSSASARGSCDSLCNCEEKDSTMLINCEEKGIKKLSQISVPPSRPFHLSLVNNGLTMLHTNDFSGLTNAISIHLGFNNIADIETGAFNGLGLLKQLHINHNSLEILKEDTFHGLENLEFLQADNNFITVIEPSAFSKLNRLKVLILNDNAIESLPPNIFRFVPLTHLDLRGNQLQTLPYVGFLEHIGRILDLQLEDNKWACNCDLLQLKLWLENMPPQSIIGDIVCNSPPFFKGSILSRLKKESICSTPPVFEEHEDPSGSLHLAVTSSISDGGMSTKTTSLLKPPTKAPGLIPYITKPFTQLPGLYCPIPCNCKVLSPSGLLIHCQERNIESLSDLKPPPQNPRKLILAGNIIHTLMKSDLVEYFTLEMLHLGNNRIEVLEEGSFVNLTRLQKLYLNGNHLTKLSGGMFLGLHNLEYLYLEYNGVKEILPGSFNPMPKLKVLYLNNNLLQVLPPHIFSGVPLMRVNLKTNQFTHLPVSNILDDLDLLTQIDLEDNPWDCSCDLVGLQQWIQKLSKNTVTDEILCTSPEHLDKKELRALNSELLCPGLVNNPSLPTQTSYVMVNTPTATTTADTIFKSLTDAVPLSVLILGLLIVFITIVFCAAGIVVLVLHRRRRYKKKQADEQMRDNSPVHLQYSMYGHKTTHHTTERPTASLYEQHMVSPVVHVYRSPSFGSKHLEEEEERNEKEGSDAKHLQRSLLERENHSPLTGSNMKYKVTDKSTEFLSFQDASSLYRNILERERELQQLGITEYLRKNIAQLQPDMEVHYPGAHEELKLMETLMYSRPRKVLVEQTKNEYFELKANLHAEPDYLEVLEQQT, from the coding sequence ATGAAACTTTGGAGTCATCTCTTGTATTCATCTCTCCTTGCCTGTATATCGTCACAGTCCCAATCACCAATGTCCTCTGCCTCAGCCAGAGGTTCTTGTGACTCTCTTTGCAATTGTGAGGAAAAGGACAGCACGATGCTAATAAATTGTGAAGAGAAAGGTATCAAGAAGTTATCCCAAATAAGCGTGCCACCATCACGACCTTTCCACTTAAGTTTAGTAAATAATGGTTTGACAATGCTTCATACAAATGACTTTTCTGGGCTTACCAATGCTATCTCAATACACCTTGGATTTAACAATATTGCAGATATTGAGACTGGTGCATTTAATGGCCTTGGCCTTCTTAAGCAACTTCATATCAATCACAATTCTTTAGAAATTCTTAAAGAGGATACTTTCCATGGACTGGAAAATCTGGAATTCCTACAAGCAGATAACAATTTTATTACAGTGATTGAACCAAGTGCCTTTAGCAAGCTCAACAGACTTAAAGTGTTAATTTTAAATGACAATGCTATTGAGAGTCTTCCTCCAAACATATTTCGATTTGTTCCTTTAACCCATCTAGATCTTCGTGGAAATCAGTTGCAAACATTGCCTTATGTTGGTTTTTTAGAACACATTGGCAGAATATTGGATCTCCAGTTGGAGGACAATAAATGGGCCTGCAATTGTGACTTATTACAGCTAAAACTTTGGTTGGAAAACATGCCCCCTCAGTCTATAATTGGTGATATTGTGTGCAACAGCCCTCCATTTTTCAAAGGAAGCATACTGAGCCGGCTGAAAAAGGAATCAATTTGCTCCACTCCACCAGTGTTTGAAGAACACGAGGATCCTTCAGGATCATTACATCTGGCAGTAacatcttcaataagtgatggTGGCATGTCAACCAAGACCACGTCTCTTTTAAAACCACCCACCAAAGCACCAGGTTTAATACCTTATATTACAAAGCCATTCACTCAACTTCCAGGACTCTACTGTCCTATTCCTTGTAACTGCAAAGTACTCTCCCCATCAGGACTTCTAATACACTGTCAAGAGCGCAATATTGAAAGCTTATCAGATCTAAAACCTCCTCCGCAAAATCCTAGAAAGCTTATTCTCGCAGGGAATATTATTCATACCTTAATGAAGTCTGATCTAGTGGAATACTTCACTTTGGAAATGCTTCACTTGGGAAACAATCGCATTGAGGTTCTCGAAGAAGGATCGTTTGTGAATTTAACAAGATTACAAAAGCTCTATCTGAATGGTAACCATCTGACTAAATTAAGTGGAGGTATGTTCCTTGGTCTCCACAATCTTGAGTACTTATATCTTGAATACAATGGCGTTAAGGAAATATTACCTGGTAGCTTCAACCCAATGCCTAAACTTAAAGTCCTCTATTTAAACAACAACCTCCTGCAAGTTTTACCACCACATATTTTTTCAGGGGTTCCTCTTATGAGGGTAAACCTTAAAACAAACCAATTTACCCATCTACCTGTAAGTAATATCTTGGATGACCTTGATTTACTGACCCAGATTGACCTTGAGGACAACCCCTGGGATTGTTCCTGTGACCTGGTTGGATTGCAGcaatggatacaaaaattaaGTAAGAACACAGTGACAGATGAAATACTCTGCACCTCTCCAGAGCACCTAGACAAAAAGGAATTGAGAGCACTTAACAGTGAACTTCTTTGCCCAGGTTTGGTCAATAACCCATCCTTGCCAACTCAGACTAGTTACGTAATGGTCAATACTCCTACAGCCACAACTACAGCGGACACTATTTTTAAATCACTTACCGATGCTGTACCACTATCTGTTTTAATACTAGGACTGCTGATTGTATTCATAACTATCGTGTTCTGTGCTGCAGGGATAGTGGTTCTTGTTCTCCACCGTAGGAGAAGATACAAAAAGAAACAAGCTGATGAACAGATGAGAGACAACAGTCCTGTGCATCTCCAGTATAGCATGTACGGCCATAAAACAACTCACCACACTACTGAGAGACCCACAGCATCACTCTATGAGCAGCACATGGTGAGCCCTGTGGTTCACGTCTATAGAAGCCCATCCTTTGGCTCAAAGCAtctggaagaagaagaagaaaggaatgagaaagagGGAAGTGACGCAAAACATCTCCAAAGAAGTCTCTTAGAACGAGAAAATCATTCCCCACTCACAGGATCAAATATGAAGTACAAAGTCACAGACAAATCCACTGAATTTTTATCCTTCCAGGATGCCAGTTCGTTATATAGGAACattttagagagagaaagagaacttcAGCAACTGGGAATCACAGAATACCTAAGGAAAAACATTGCTCAACTTCAGCCTGATATGGAGGTACATTATCCAGGAGCCCATGAAGAGTTAAAGTTGATGGAGACATTAATGTACTCAAGGCCGAGGAAGGTATTAGTGGAACAGACTAAAAATGAGTATTTTGAGCTGAAAGCTAACTTACATGCTGAACCTGACTACTTAGAAGTCCTGGAGCAGCAAACATAG